The nucleotide sequence TTATAATTAGTGCTGCATAATTTACTTTGAAAGGTGACCAGACCCATGGTTTTAAATCTTTCAGTTTGCAGCTAAGTGAAAAAGGTCAGTGCATAGTTATCACCTTCAATCAGGAAACATATCAGTTTCAATCTGTGAATATAAACAGGGCCCAGTAAATGCTCCCTAATTCCAGCGTGGCTGCTCAGGTTTCACGAGTTGCTTTCCTTTCCATTGCTCATAAAATAATACTGTGTTGAAGTTAATAACTACGCCCTTTCTGCCCGTATAAATAAAGGAACTAAATTGAGAAATAGCTGCAATCATTAACCGTGATTCCCCCCAGGAATGTACATCCCTAAGGTCTTAGGTCAACACTCAATACCCAGTCAGTGAGAAGATGGTTTACAAGGCACTGTAAATTATAAAGCCTTATACTCTTCCACAAGGCAAAAAGTTCTTGTGGATTGAAGAATAGTGTGCCTGTGGGACAAGCGTGCTCATTATTTATATTTCCAGAAGGACAAGTAATTGAGTAAGATTATGTAGTTTACacagtggatttcctccgggtgctccggtttcctcccacaagtcccgaaagatgtactgttaggtgaattggacattctgaattctccctctgtgaacccaaacaggtgccaaaatgtggcgactaggggcttttcacaataacttaattgcattgttaatgtaagcctacttgtgacaataaagattattattattaaggtccCAGAAACAAtataataactttttttttacaaacaatttTGTTTaagtattttaggcatatagaaaaagtacagtacaaaaaaaagtcaatataataaccattttttaaaagtgGAATTGGTTGTGGCATAAGTAATTGGTTGAGATAACTccactgcttttcttcaaaatgcCGTTATGAGATCTTTGACACCTACCTGGGGGCAGGTAGGGTTaaaatctcatctgaaagatgacacACGAGTGAAACATAATCTCAGTAGCAGTGTTGAAACGAcaacctagattatgtgctcaagtctctgcagTGTGGCTCAAACCCACAGCCTCTGACTCAGGACGCAACCCACTGAGTCACAGCTGGCCTCATGAAGAacaggagaaattaatgggagcaATGATCCTGACATCAATAGGAACAAAaattggtgatggagacagtGATGATGGCTAGAAGTgaacagatcagaggctgaacATAAGGCTGAGATTCATCTGTATCCATTGCCCTGTGTTAGTTGTTAATATTAAGCAGCCTGGGCTGAATTAGCCTCAGGAATGTCAGGAATTGGGCAAACGTGTTAAATGTTTGAAGCCCAGGTAAGTGGATGAACAATTATGCATCACTTCCAAGTTCTCACCATCCTTGAATGCACTTGGCAATATACTTACACCAGCTATTTTAAAAGTAgctttctagggcagcacggtggcacagtggttagcactgcagtctcacagcaccgaggtcccaggtttgatcccggctctgggtcgctgtccgtgtggagtttgcacattcccccagtgtttgcgtgggtttcgcccccacaacacaaaagctgtgcagggtaggtggattggccacgttaaattgcccctcaataggaaaaaatgaattggatattctaaattaaaaaaaaaagaatggttaAGCTACAATCTCTGGTTGTGATTGCGAAAATCAGCAAGGCTAGGGTGGTACTCGCTGAGTGGTGAGGAAATGCTGGAGGCACCAGAATTGATCTGGGTGTCATTACAGAGGGGAGAGGTGGCCACGAAGATTCACCTTCCCAAAAGTGAACCAGCCCTTCGAGAGGGAAGTGCGCCGTTCAGACAAGAACATGATTGACTCAAGTCTGCAATGCCCTCCAGTAAATAGCCGACTGTTAAAACTGTCCAAACCTATAGAACATCGTTGAACAGTGTCCAAGAGGTTTGACTGTAGAACTGAACAACGCAGACAGTGCCTGAGGCAAGTTAAAAGAGGTGGAAAAACTTTAATGAGGCAGCCGATATGTCAACTTTTGAACAGGTGGCATTGAACCTCTGAATTGGGTTTGAAGTTTGCACCCAAACTAGGAAGCGCAGCAACCGTCACTGAATTCCAAATTTGGACCCAAAGGCTTTATTTATTTTAGACAAAAGAAACATGGAATATTTCTCATTAAGGGAGGAAATTGTTCTTTTTACCTCCTCTCATATCCCATTTCCACAGTACAGATGGAAACGCCCTGGTTGCTGCAATAATACTGGTCTGAACATTTTCATAATTAAACACTTGGGTACTTTGGCAAAGATTCCAACGCAGTGTTGAATATAACTTTATAGGATATTTGATATGATTTTCCAGATGAGCAAATAATATAGAATCTCATAACATTTACAACACAAGAACAGGCCATTTAACTCAATTGGTCAACGTTGGTCTTTATGCTCCACATGGAGCCGTCCCCATCCTACTTCATCTTAACTCTGTCAATATATCCCCCCACTCCTTTTGCCCTCGTGTGCTTGCTACTTGCCTCAACTACCCACCTCAACTAGTCTCGTGATAGCAAGTTGCAGATCTTAATCACTTTCTGATTAGATTTTATCCTGACTCACATTTTGGATCCTTACAGAAGCTAAAATTGGTTATGAACTCGTCTTTTTTGCAagctattcttttaaaaaaattaaatttagagtacccaattcattttttcaaattaaggggaaatttagcgtgtccaatccatctggcctgcatatctttaggttgtgggggagaaacccacgcaaacacggggagaacgtgcaaactccacaccgacagtgacccagagccgggatcaaacccgggacctcggcgccgtgaggcagcagggctaacccactgcgccaccatgctgccctttttgcAAGCTATTCTATCAAATATCATTTTAAAACCAAACTCCAGCAAACATTTATGGGGAACATTGGTGGCACTCTCATCCTTATTTGGAAAGAATATCTATCAGTAAAATCTCAAGCCGGCCCTTCAAATACACAAAGCCTTCATCCATTTGGTCCTCTGGAGGATTAGCTTTCAGCAGTTAAATGACAAGATTGTGCTGACATCGCAGACACCCAGTAATTTAGTCTATATTtattctgtgggagtgaatgttATTTTTTAACTGCTCAGGAAAAAGGAGGCACTCCGAGGTTTATGGACCTTTTAACATTTGAAAATAACACTGCCAAGTCACAGACACTACTGAGAAGGACTGCATAATTAATCATTCTTTGCCAGTCTATTCACTGTTAGCCATTATTAAACAGGTAGTTTTGTACTAACTTTCTGGCCAGCTGTTTTTAAACTATCCATGGGGACAAACTACTTTTAAAAAATGGACTTCGAATGGATACTGTCCCAATACGTAGACTGGGCTGTTGTTTGTTTGTTGATACTTAAGGAGAGAATTTTCCTCTTGGCTCAACCCTCCAGATGATTTTAACCACTCCTAGCTCAAGATCATACTGACCAGCAGTAGCTTCACCCGTGATGGTGGTTTTGGGTCATTTCTGGCTGGAGCATCATGCTGTGCACTGCACTTAAATCCTAAGGAATCAGGGAATCATTAAGCCACCATTGAGCCacctacatagaatttacagtgcagaaggaggccattcggcccttggagtctgcacccgcccttggaaagagcaccctacctaagccattGAGATGAACTCTTGTATAGTTCTGGGCTGACAGCTAGAAACAATGGACATTTTTCTTGGATTGGAGAGGAAGGGGTAGAATATGCAAAAGTTCAGATATAaatataactttaaaaaaataaatttagagtgcccaattatttttttccaatttaggagcaatatgggggggggggggggaggccatcaacctaccctgcacatctttgggttgtgggggtaaggcccacgcagacaaggggagaatgtgcaaactccacacagacagtgacctcgggctgggatcgaacccaggttctcagcgccatgtgcagcagtgctaaccactgcgccacggtacTGCCCCAGACATAAATATAATTAATGTAAATTATATTTTCCATATCACTTGATAGCACGCCTAATATGGGCGACATggcggcgcagtgtttagcacttctgcctcacagcggtgtggatccggattcgatcccgatgctgcctgtgtggagtttgtacattctccgttcccgcgtgggtatcacccccacaaacccaaagatgtgcatggtaggtggattggccacgctaaattgccccttaattggaaaaaaaaattggtactctaaattatttattccaaaaaaaaacacacccaATACAAATGATTTCATTAAAACATAGAGCTTTGGCATTCCTGGTGTGTACTCTTAACCCTGTAAGACATCCATTTTGCAAAAGACATTGCTAATTCTTGGCAAAACACTTTGACCTGTGACTATcccacatatttttttttttacaaatttaaagtacccaattcttttttgtcaattatggggcaatttagcatggccaatccacctacgctgcacatctttggcttgtgggggagagacccatgcagacacggggataatgttaACTTTGTATAACATTTTAAATAGAATATAAATTGCACACATTACAAGTGATAACAGCTGGTTTGTATCATATGTTAGTGAAGGTTGGGACAGAATCTCCTGCTGGCAACAGGCTGAACGTTGTATTTTGCCAGCCGTATTCTTTGTATAATAAATGACCGAAGACAGGCTTATAAATAATACAACTCAAGAATTTTACTATTTGTTGAGGCAACCTTTTTACAGAACACCACAGTTGTGCATTAATATAGGTAAACAAGAAATTCAACAATACACAGCAattagtttcctccgggtgctccggtttcctcccacagtccaaagatgtgcgggttaggtggattggccatgctaaattgcccgtagtgtcctaaaaagtaaggttaagggggggttgttgggttacgggtatagggtggatacgtgggtttcagtagggtgatcattcctcggcacaacatcgtgggctgaagggcctgttctgtgctgtactgttctattctattctaattaGGATAACAAAAGAATTACTTGAGGCCATTTAATTGTTCATGGCTCACCGATCTAGAAAGACCTGAAATTACTTAAATTTAATTGACTCTTAAAACATTTGAGTTTTCACCTCGGTGACTCCATCATGAACTGCTACAGTGTGTGAAGAATTTGCTGTTAGCAATccgaacattgggctggattcttcacctCGCAACGGCAGGAATGTGAATTGCGATCCAGCGGAGAATCTGGCATCCGGTAAGAATAGAGGTCCGTGCCCCGCACGGATTCGAGCgacatgctccagtccctccccGGTGGTGAAAACGAGGTTACCGCCTCTTGCTGGTGGGGGGCATACAAAACTGAGTGATTAGCTGTTTTTGGATATTTCATGGTCTGCCCTTCTCCGATTCTCCGCCCATGTAAGGCAGGGCTCGTAGATGCGAATTACTGCAAATATTTACAAACGGGGGCAGGGCACCATGGCCGCAGAGGGGGAGCGGAAGGCTACAAAACACGGAAAAACCGTTGAAAATGTTCAGGCTTGCTGGGGAGTGGCTGCCCAGGCCAGGGGCAGAAGCGGGGAgcaacttggtgccaagtccatggactTGGGGTGTCTTCCTCAGGATCAGGGTGACCTGGCTCAGACCACCGTTGCTGCATTCTGTCTTTTAAACCAACCCCTTTGGTGCTCCTTATAGGCCCCTGGTGGCTCACATTGCTGAGTGCTGTCTgcgtcctttaaatgctcaggtCTCCAGTAATCTGGGTGCTCACCCAGTCTGCCCCTCTGGACACCTTCAtcccccagctgtatcatcaaggggatgggtatGGTAAAGCTCAATCCGGGATCACCCTCGGCTTAGCATTGTTTCGAAGCACTGCCtcattgcagaggaagcaagaGATcaccagagctcaccccaacctccTGTGCCATGGCCTTTGGAGCCTCCCTGGTTTTCTGAAACCTCACTAGTGACCCCCACTCCCTCCGGTTCACcagctggtgaggctggcagcactgactgcctctgccactcctccctggtgCTGTTCAGAGGGCAGGCTCGAGTCTgcagcccaccctggggaacagggcattgtccccccccccccgctcctcacTGGCGtgaagctgtgggtccacctcggagTCCTGATCTCATGGGGCAGGTCTTCTCTGCGCCTGCAGTAAgcgtgtggtaagtggagcggcTTAAAACCAGCTCCATTGGCAGGCTCTCGAGCACCAACTCCTGTCCCAGTGTTTGGAACACCTGCCAGGCGAGGACTTGCTCTGAATTCAGGACGGCAGAGAATTCAGAGGGGCAGAGTTATGGCCTATTTGCATGCCTTGACTCGCTTACCGAATAGTGCCCACCACGGGAACGTGAACCACATGCAATTCAGTCCGGGCACCAACATTCAAGTCTCctaaatggaaaatcctgcccattgtcttttTACAGGTTTAAACCCAAGCTTCTCAATTTAATTTTTCACAGAATTAGTTCATGTGACACTTCTCCAGCTATGGACACAAACAGGATCATAAATGAAAATATCCAATTTTGCCATATTACATTGTGTTCAGAGCAATAAAGATATTAGCCTTCAGTTCTGGCACTCGAGTGTCAGAATCAAGCAATCCGTTATAGAATGGATAAGGATAAGGTGCCAAGCAATGTAGCCCCTACCATCTTCCAACAATCGAGTGGAAAGCACAGCAAGATTAACAACAAGGTGGTTTGGAGATGGTCTGAAATTGTCACAGAGATTTACTGATAGGATATCAGTGCTGAAAGATTTCAGTTCTATGGAGATTAGAGAAACTGGGATCGTTCACATCCGGAACAGAGGAGGTCTTGGAGGCGAATTTGTTTGCAACTTCCAAACTGGAATTCGATATTAAAAAGGAAACTTTTGCAAGGTTATAGGTTTTGATGAAATCTCATtgacctctctccacagatactactAGACCCACTGAATATTTATAGCATTGTCTaggtttatttcagatttccagaatctgcagtaatttgctttggtATTATGATTAAGGAGGTTCAAATGGAGGTGTAAAAATTATGAATGAACTGAAAGTCATTGACCCGAAACAGTAAACGCTGTTGCTAAAGGTCATGAACCTGAATTAATGACTGCTGctctcagatgctgccaggcctgctgagcaattccagcattgtttttttatttcagatttccagcttgtTACCCTATTTAATTTGAATCCATCCACATCAAATGAAGTTGACACCATCTTAGCAGGAATCGGTAAACTTAAAAAACACACTGGCCAAGCAACTACAGATTACCATTTTCCAGTTTTATTGTACATTTGAGGCTAAATTTTTACATCAGAGAAATGCCCAACTGCAATATTTATTTCACACTTGCCATCTTTCCATGTGTATTTTATACACAATTACCATTACATACCAGACCCCGTCTTCAGCACTCACTTTCACAATACATACTTGTGCCATTTTACGATGCCACATTGTTCCCATATTACAATGCTGCCGACTGTTTTAAACCTTCCTTGCGTGCTATCTCAAACAGTCGCATCACAGCTGATTGCTCATTAACCAGCTTTGTTCCTCTTCGATTCCATTAAAAACTCATTCTTCTCTACCTTTCTGCAACTTTCCAATATCCATCAAAACACATTTTCTTAGCAATTCTCTCAGTAGTCAGAAGCACAAAACACTTTTTACATGCTTACATCAACAAAAATCTTGTGCAAGATCATACAGCAGGTAAATGGTCAAAACAATCACGGGAATGGCTCAAAGACTGAATTGCCCGACACCTGGAAACTGACTTGACAAAATCTTTGCTAACCTAAAAAAAAATGCATAATTAATTAAAAAGTACTTATGTCTGGATTGCTAAGTTGTTTTTTTCCTCTAGGTATTACTTTGTATCTCATTTCCctgtttaattaaaaaaaaaacacaaagtctTATAAACAGCGCAGAAATAAAAACCTGAAAATGCTTGCAGGGAATATGGATAACATAAGGGAATGTATAATACAAAAATATTGTTAAGACAGTAAATGCCATTGACAAACTGCAACACATGAGGCGTTCATACCAAATTCTGCTGCAGTTAATATAAACCAGTAATTTTAAAACACTACTGGATTACTGTCACTTTGTGGAAGAACCAGAGTAGTTCAGCAAAGTTGACTTCATTTAATAGCTGCcataaaacatatatatatatatatatataaaaaaacatAAAGCAAGATTAGCAATTTAATCCCGCTGCTACACCACAGTGCAAACACTGTACAGAAGTATAAATAGAGTCATTTTCCTGAGCCAGAAACACGAGTGCTCACACTAATGTTTCTGTTCTCTTTGTGATTTGTTCTTGTTGCTCGACTGTTTCTATGCTTTGTTTTGATAAGAAATCACACTGCTCGACTGTTTCTTCGCTCTCTATGCTGGTTCTCAGGCTGCTAGTTTCAGATTCGCTTGTGTCCATGCTGGAGCCTGTTTCTGACTGACCGTCTGCCATTTCCACACCTTCAGAGAGGATGGGCGACTGCCCTTCTTGTGCGAGCTCTGCTGACTGGGGCGAGCTTTGCTCGGCTTCTTCATTCAACTCGAAGAGCTCTTTGTGGTCTGTTGGACAAGGTGATGGCTGGTAAAGGTACATAGCATTTCGTAGGCAATTCATCCACTGCTGTTTGTTGTAAATATCATTGGCCTGGAGTGTGTGCGATGACTGCCCTTGCACTGTATGTCGGAAACGAACTCTGAAGATGTTTTTggctgtgaacaaagaacataacaaatTAGAGTAGGTACAGCAGAATTTCTAATTCAATAATCTTTATGCACTATAATCTCAGAATCTGTAAAGAAAGCACAGATGTCCAGGCCCACCGATTTAAGCAGCATGCGTGTTGCAGACATTACAACTGTGACACTAAAATTTGGAGTACGTGCCATGCACTGAATTAAAAACTAACAGCATCATTGGAAAAGATTGCGATTATTGTCTTCAGGAGGTGCAATTAATTGACATTTTGCGAATAGAAATTATTGCCCACATTTCAGGCATTAAATAAAGCACAAGATAATTTGCAACTACAATGAGAAATTCATGCAGCTGCTAAACCTCCCATTCCACATGATCCTTGGCTTACCTTTGTCAGAATTGCCAAAGGCTCCTCTGAAGGAACCTCCCATTTTTGTATCACCATCCTGAAGATCTTCCAGTAGAAGATCTTTAACTGGGATTGGCTGACGGTATACTTGGTAACACTGGCGGTCATTACGTGACACAGGGCGAGTGAGCACCAGGATTTCTTGGAACAGAAAGACGTACAGCTTCTGGAAAGGTAAAAGGTCAAAAAGATTAAACTTTTATGTCCCCCTCCCCGCTAAAAAAACTCACGTATGATATTTCATAAATAATTCACCACACACGAGTAGCAAAAGGTTATCCACACGTGGGTATTGATATCAGCAATTTGTCCGAAAGTTGTAGGACTCAAAATATACAACAGATAGCAGGACACAAATACAGCAAAACATATATCCATTGATGGCAAGGAGTAATGACTGAACCTACCGTTCCCCGGTTGTTTCGCAGCTCTCCGTGGCAGAGCAGCACTTTGCTGCTTTCAATTCGAGCATCCTTCTGTCTCTCATCCAGGTAGTCCAGCTTGTCAACGTAGTACTGACAGTCAGATTCTCCTTTCTTCAAATTGATGTCTGATAGGACTCCTTGGATAATGGCAATCTGGAAAGTAACATCTGAAGATCAGCAATGCAATAAACTGTATTTCAATAGTTATAAATGTGTGGCTTGCTGccattttaaaatcatttaatAAGCATTTTATTTTCAACATTGTGGTCAACTCAAATATCTGTATTGAAAAAACAATCAACTTTGATTTAACTTACAGCTCTTGAATTGGTGTCAATCACTACTAACATTGCAATATCATGAACCTGCAATTTACATTCCCTGTAAGATTTGAGGCTGCGCAGAAACTTGAAAGACCTGCAGCAGCCTTTCGCAAGTTGACCCATTTGAGTTACTGCACATGTACAGCCACATAAAAAAATTTAAGAGGCTGTGTATTTGCATGCAATGACACTTTGAACTGAGTGGATGAACAAAGGTACAGATATGGATCTTTAATGTGTGGAAAACTAGCAGGAGAAATGAAAAGATAAACAAAATTCTGGATTTTATACATGTGGCTTTGAATGCAAAAGCAAAAAGTGATACAATCCTATGATAAGCAATTATATTGAAGCAATGGCAAGCAGGCAAAAAAGATTCACCAACTGAGGTAACAGGTTCAAGTTAAAAGTTCATAAAAGGGGCATTTTTCAACACATTAAAATGGAATTTTGCAGTAAATAGGGTAATTTCTACAAGAATGGGTGGCAAAGTGACAGAGGTTAGCACATctacctcagtgccagggacccgggttccattccggtaTTGGGTGACTGTGgcgcatttgcacattctcccggtgtatgcatgagtttcctctgggtgctccagtttcctgccacagtccaaagatgggcagcacggtagcacacgtggctagcactgtggtttcacagaaccagggtcccaggttcgattccccgctgggtcactgtctgtgtggagtctgcacgttctccccgtgtctgtgtgggtttcctctgggtgctccggtttcctcccacagtccaaagacgtgcaggttaggtggactggccatgctaaatttcccttagtgtccaaaaaaaaaggttagatggggttattgggatagggtgggagtgagggcttaagtgggtcggtgcagactcgatgggccgaacggcctccttctgcactgtatgttctatgtacatatgtgcaagttagatggattgctgaattgcccttagtgcccagagatgtgtagattaggttaaagggttattggaatagggcaagggtgtgggcttgggtagggtgctctttcagagcgtcagtgcagactcagtgggccgaatagcctccttctgcactgtagggattctatgaacgaaGGGAGAAAGAAGAAATTCACTACAATTCACTACAGAGGGTCAGTGGAACTCGCACAAGTGGCTATTGAAATAAATTAATATAGTCATTAAAGCAAACTAAATTTATATTTCATCCTTTTCCTCTACACCCAGTGAAGAGTTAGCACGGATACAGGAATGATAGACTAAATTGTCTCCTTCAGTGTAATTTTGATAATTCAATCTGCAGAACATGATGATGTACAGTTACTGTTTAAAGATATTAATTCTCACAGCAATAATGTAGCTACATCCAGCACAGAAACTTACTGCATTTTCCAGGCTCTTCTGGTCCAAGTGATCAGTCGGCGTGTGTCGTAAGATCTCCTTTAATAGAAGGGGGTACTT is from Scyliorhinus canicula chromosome 11, sScyCan1.1, whole genome shotgun sequence and encodes:
- the net1 gene encoding neuroepithelial cell-transforming gene 1 protein isoform X4, translated to MVLCQEPSNKRVRPLSRVTSLANLISPSKNGAVRRFGQTLQRSITFRSDNKSPSCSQKLCSKTSAPTPPKRRNSKLWSETLDMSTKQHFSSKEIKRQEAIFELFRGEQDLIEDLKLARKAYHDPMLKLSIMTEEELTQIFGALDSYIPLHEDLLSKLAKATKQDGTVEQIGQILVSWLPRLDEYKEYCSNQLAAKALLDQKKQDKRVQDFLQRCLESPFSRKLDLWSFLDIPRSRLVKYPLLLKEILRHTPTDHLDQKSLENAIAIIQGVLSDINLKKGESDCQYYVDKLDYLDERQKDARIESSKVLLCHGELRNNRGTKLYVFLFQEILVLTRPVSRNDRQCYQVYRQPIPVKDLLLEDLQDGDTKMGGSFRGAFGNSDKAKNIFRVRFRHTVQGQSSHTLQANDIYNKQQWMNCLRNAMYLYQPSPCPTDHKELFELNEEAEQSSPQSAELAQEGQSPILSEGVEMADGQSETGSSMDTSESETSSLRTSIESEETVEQCDFLSKQSIETVEQQEQITKRTETLV
- the net1 gene encoding neuroepithelial cell-transforming gene 1 protein isoform X3, whose translation is MVAFDEIQNLLPTKRTITVVDVQSQASAAKELEEPSNKRVRPLSRVTSLANLISPSKNGAVRRFGQTLQRSITFRSDNKSPSCSQKLCSKTSAPTPPKRRNSKLWSETLDMSTKQHFSSKEIKRQEAIFELFRGEQDLIEDLKLARKAYHDPMLKLSIMTEEELTQIFGALDSYIPLHEDLLSKLAKATKQDGTVEQIGQILVSWLPRLDEYKEYCSNQLAAKALLDQKKQDKRVQDFLQRCLESPFSRKLDLWSFLDIPRSRLVKYPLLLKEILRHTPTDHLDQKSLENAIAIIQGVLSDINLKKGESDCQYYVDKLDYLDERQKDARIESSKVLLCHGELRNNRGTKLYVFLFQEILVLTRPVSRNDRQCYQVYRQPIPVKDLLLEDLQDGDTKMGGSFRGAFGNSDKAKNIFRVRFRHTVQGQSSHTLQANDIYNKQQWMNCLRNAMYLYQPSPCPTDHKELFELNEEAEQSSPQSAELAQEGQSPILSEGVEMADGQSETGSSMDTSESETSSLRTSIESEETVEQCDFLSKQSIETVEQQEQITKRTETLV